A region of Micromonospora chokoriensis DNA encodes the following proteins:
- a CDS encoding TetR/AcrR family transcriptional regulator → MARAGVTAERLTLAAAELADEVGVENVTVAALARHFGVKDASLYFHIKNARDLRVRIALLALAELADRVATALAGRAGKDALVAFANAYRDYARQHPGRYAAMQIDLDPETAAASAGVRHAEMTRAILRGYHLAEPDQTDAVRMMHSTFHGFVSLEKTGGFRHTPRTTDDSWARTLDALDAVLSNWPSR, encoded by the coding sequence ATGGCACGTGCCGGGGTTACCGCCGAGCGCCTGACGCTGGCCGCGGCCGAGCTGGCCGACGAGGTGGGCGTGGAGAACGTGACGGTCGCCGCACTCGCGCGCCACTTCGGGGTCAAGGACGCGAGCCTCTACTTCCACATCAAGAACGCGCGGGACCTGCGCGTCCGGATCGCCCTGCTGGCCCTGGCGGAACTGGCCGACCGGGTCGCCACCGCTCTCGCCGGGCGCGCCGGCAAGGACGCGCTGGTGGCCTTCGCCAACGCGTACCGGGACTACGCGAGGCAGCACCCCGGCCGGTACGCCGCGATGCAGATCGACCTCGACCCGGAGACCGCCGCGGCGAGCGCCGGCGTCCGGCACGCGGAGATGACCCGGGCCATCCTGCGCGGCTATCACCTCGCCGAGCCCGACCAGACCGACGCGGTGCGGATGATGCACAGCACGTTCCACGGGTTCGTCAGCCTGGAGAAGACCGGCGGCTTCCGGCACACCCCACGCACGACCGACGACTCGTGGGCCCGCACGTTGGACGCCCTCGACGCCGTGCTGAGCAACTGGCCGTCCCGGTGA
- a CDS encoding FBP domain-containing protein codes for MLVQSESAIRASFVNTTQGEAKRLTVPNDLELRSWDDLDFLGWRDPAAPQRAYLVAEADDGLIGVALRVAPQQTGRTRRSMCSLCLTTHSGDGVSLMTARKAGPGGRQGNSVGVYVCSDLACSLYLRGRKHAGPRMHETLTLTERIERTRTALTAFLRRVTE; via the coding sequence ATGTTAGTCCAATCCGAGTCCGCCATCCGCGCGTCCTTCGTCAACACCACTCAGGGCGAGGCGAAGCGACTGACCGTACCGAACGATCTCGAACTCCGATCCTGGGACGACCTCGACTTCCTCGGCTGGCGGGACCCGGCCGCACCGCAGCGGGCCTACCTGGTGGCCGAGGCCGACGACGGCCTGATCGGGGTGGCGTTGCGGGTGGCACCCCAGCAGACCGGGCGCACCCGGCGCAGCATGTGCTCGCTGTGCCTGACCACCCACAGCGGCGACGGCGTCTCACTGATGACCGCCCGCAAGGCCGGGCCGGGCGGGCGCCAGGGCAACTCGGTCGGCGTGTACGTCTGCTCCGACCTGGCCTGCTCGCTCTACCTGCGGGGCAGGAAGCACGCCGGGCCGCGCATGCACGAGACGCTGACCCTGACCGAGAGGATCGAGCGCACCCGCACCGCCCTCACCGCGTTCCTCCGCAGGGTCACCGAGTGA
- a CDS encoding GNAT family N-acetyltransferase, with product MEHVHLTTEDLLLRPWRDEDAPAVRDALRDPAIVQWNPQGGGPIDDEVALSWVRRRADWSAGDHVSMAVTSAVDGGLLGSVSLHRIHDGDASIGYWTVPAARGRQVAGRAVLRLTDWAFADLGLHRVELCHAVANPASCRVADRAGYRAEGTLRESYRYGDGRRYDEHLHARLATDRVGHRLTR from the coding sequence GTGGAACACGTACACCTCACCACCGAGGACCTGCTGCTTCGTCCCTGGCGGGACGAGGACGCCCCGGCGGTGCGCGACGCCCTGCGCGACCCGGCGATCGTCCAGTGGAACCCGCAGGGCGGCGGCCCGATCGACGACGAGGTCGCCTTGTCCTGGGTGCGCCGCCGCGCCGACTGGTCCGCCGGGGACCACGTCTCGATGGCGGTGACCTCGGCGGTCGACGGCGGCCTGCTCGGCTCGGTGTCGCTGCACCGCATCCACGACGGCGACGCGTCCATCGGCTACTGGACGGTGCCCGCCGCCCGGGGTCGTCAGGTGGCGGGCCGCGCCGTCCTCCGGCTCACCGACTGGGCGTTCGCCGACCTCGGGCTGCACCGGGTGGAGTTGTGCCACGCGGTGGCCAACCCGGCCTCCTGTCGAGTGGCCGACCGGGCCGGCTACCGGGCCGAGGGGACGCTGCGCGAGTCGTACCGGTACGGCGACGGCCGCCGCTACGACGAGCATCTGCACGCCCGCCTGGCGACCGACCGGGTGGGTCACCGACTCACTCGGTGA
- a CDS encoding MarR family winged helix-turn-helix transcriptional regulator, which translates to MTESLDSTREAAWRAYIEASQRLYTQLEEDLRAESDLSFADYHVLVLLSEAPGQRLRMGELASRLIFSPSRLTYQISSMQRRGMVSKEPCPDDRRGSEAVLTAAGLLALREAAPHHLASVRTHLMDDLDDAEVACLTRVFGRIGDRLRASRPGATTHATS; encoded by the coding sequence ATGACCGAGAGCCTGGACAGCACCCGAGAGGCCGCCTGGCGGGCCTACATCGAGGCCAGCCAGCGTCTCTACACCCAGCTGGAAGAAGACCTGCGCGCCGAGAGCGATCTCAGCTTCGCCGACTACCACGTGCTGGTCCTGCTCTCCGAGGCACCGGGGCAGCGACTGCGGATGGGTGAGCTGGCCAGTCGACTCATCTTCTCGCCGAGCCGACTGACCTACCAGATCTCCTCGATGCAGCGCCGCGGCATGGTCAGCAAGGAGCCCTGCCCGGACGACCGACGCGGCAGCGAGGCGGTCCTCACCGCCGCCGGGCTGCTCGCACTTCGGGAAGCCGCACCGCACCACCTGGCGTCGGTGCGCACCCACCTGATGGACGACCTCGACGACGCCGAGGTCGCCTGCCTCACCCGGGTCTTCGGCCGGATCGGTGACCGCCTGCGGGCGTCCCGGCCCGGTGCGACCACCCATGCCACGAGCTAG